A genomic stretch from Anaerobranca gottschalkii DSM 13577 includes:
- a CDS encoding Mur ligase family protein: protein MGITVSEILKATNGKLLRGRGDYLFDKIFYDVIKDSNIPSNSLYIPYINSYRNIDTTSNIAKMDQGRVSGLLIDKTLLDLDFSNFPNVILVDNLEEGVLKIAGYLREREGYPIIAITGSSGKTTSKELIASILETNGIPCKKTLRNINGYGGVSTTIFSLEKNQWGVMEVGVNGLKRLPLLAKTVSPDFLLVTNIYHTHFDKFPDLREVAKYKLSLANFMRGPKKKVLCGDNQYLREYIDKSTITFGINKTNHYYLDTIISCDERGSNFTVKGKGKTYRIKTSLIGKHNIINVIGVLALTLELGLEEKGVIKGIENFSGIYDDYYSTISLKKVGNWTFLDDSQHFNLPALKAGLETFKDISKVGGVVILSYDYKFASLNFNIEELLGILLEYKDSIKGLILMGEQWRKWEEFILKEICPLTVFLKTKEEVSLYIKDHVEKDTFIYMKGDFHHHLRGIINILKENSSDA, encoded by the coding sequence GTGGGAATCACTGTTTCAGAAATATTAAAAGCAACTAATGGAAAATTACTCCGGGGAAGGGGAGATTATCTTTTTGATAAGATATTTTATGATGTAATCAAAGATAGTAACATCCCCTCAAATTCTTTATACATTCCCTACATAAACAGTTATAGAAACATCGATACAACTTCCAATATAGCTAAAATGGATCAGGGAAGGGTATCAGGGCTGTTAATAGATAAAACATTGTTGGACTTAGATTTTTCTAATTTTCCCAATGTAATTTTAGTAGATAATTTAGAAGAAGGTGTATTGAAAATAGCCGGTTATCTCCGGGAAAGGGAAGGGTATCCCATAATAGCGATAACTGGAAGTTCAGGAAAGACTACTTCAAAGGAACTTATTGCCAGTATTTTAGAAACTAATGGTATACCTTGTAAAAAAACGTTGAGAAATATTAATGGTTACGGGGGAGTATCTACAACGATTTTTTCCTTAGAAAAAAATCAGTGGGGAGTTATGGAGGTAGGGGTAAATGGCCTAAAAAGGTTACCCCTTTTAGCAAAAACCGTTTCTCCAGACTTTTTGTTAGTTACCAATATCTATCATACCCATTTTGATAAATTCCCTGATTTAAGAGAAGTGGCAAAATATAAACTTTCCTTGGCGAATTTTATGAGAGGGCCTAAAAAGAAAGTTCTTTGTGGAGATAATCAGTATTTAAGGGAATATATCGATAAGAGTACTATTACCTTTGGTATAAACAAAACAAACCATTATTACTTAGATACTATTATAAGTTGTGACGAAAGGGGAAGTAATTTTACTGTTAAGGGGAAAGGAAAAACTTACCGGATAAAAACTTCCCTTATTGGGAAACACAATATTATTAATGTCATTGGTGTTTTAGCTTTAACTTTAGAGTTAGGGTTAGAAGAAAAAGGGGTAATTAAAGGTATAGAGAACTTTTCTGGTATTTATGATGATTATTATTCCACCATTAGTCTTAAAAAAGTAGGGAATTGGACTTTCCTAGATGATAGTCAGCATTTTAATTTACCGGCTTTGAAAGCGGGACTAGAGACCTTTAAAGATATCTCAAAGGTGGGAGGAGTTGTCATTCTTAGTTATGATTATAAATTTGCAAGCCTTAATTTTAATATAGAGGAGTTATTGGGAATTTTATTGGAGTACAAGGATTCCATTAAGGGTTTGATTCTCATGGGAGAACAGTGGAGAAAATGGGAAGAATTTATCCTAAAGGAAATTTGCCCGTTGACAGTGTTTTTAAAAACTAAAGAAGAAGTTTCATTATATATCAAAGATCATGTAGAAAAAGATACCTTTATTTATATGAAAGGGGACTTTCACCACCATTTACGGGGAATAATAAATATCTTAAAGGAGAATAGTTCAGATGCTTAA
- a CDS encoding rubredoxin, translated as MSKWECTICGYIYDPELGEEGVAEPGTSFADLPEDYLCPECGVGKEYFEELA; from the coding sequence ATGTCAAAATGGGAATGCACTATCTGTGGTTACATCTATGACCCTGAATTAGGTGAAGAAGGAGTAGCTGAGCCAGGTACATCTTTTGCTGATTTACCAGAGGACTACCTTTGTCCAGAGTGTGGCGTAGGAAAAGAATATTTCGAAGAATTAGCTTAA